The genomic DNA ctTTGTGTCTCCTCGATCAATCTTAATTGTTattcctattattttttaaagaacttatCATAGGAGAAATAATCTACTTTCGAGTTGATTTGTTATGCTTTAAGAGTGTAACAGTTAAGGGATGCTTCTTCGCAACGcctataatatgtaatataatttattgtgtacCAGAGCGTTGATTTCACATTGAGTAAACTACAATTTAGTGATCAACAGTTGTTAGTGTCGGCAGGCACTCCGCAAGTCCGCACAACCATTAATAGTGCCTAAACCCAAATTGACTtccaaacaaaatgtattttgatattgaatCGATTGAACAATATCGTAATCGAAGGAGGAAGAAACCTATTGACGAAACCGACTTAGCACCACCCCACCGCGCGGAATGCACGCACTGGCCAAGTGATCGACTTACTCGTTATCGACAGTAGAATGCAAACCAATAAACTTATAATTCATGATTACATCCTGATTTAGATTTGGAAAATTTAGTATCTACCAGAATGTTGTTTATATCTGATAGTATTAATGTTTctacaagtaaaacaaaaacctcagaaaaaggaattaaattattatagaaaattagACATCACTGTAAGAtttgaagacatttttttatcgtgTTGACCACATTTAGCTGTTAATCACCGTTCCGCGTTCAACCGTGTATTAAAAGAAACTTGATTGTTATAAGCAGTTGAAGCCAAAATAATTTCTATATGGACATAGGGGACTGTCTTAAGGTGTAACCGCACGCAATCGCTTTTCGCTCGTTTACAGCGATAAACCCgatcacgtgaccccatttttaaattttccgcGACCCGAAAAGTCTCTGCTTCATGCAGTCGCTCGTCACTCGATACCTGGCGCTGCTTCATGGAGTCGATTGTCGCTCGTTTGTAGCTAAAATCTGGTCGAGCGACCCCATTAAAAATTTgccgaaaaacaaaacattaatatctaTAATCTAATTGTGAACTGGCTATTATGTAGAAGCAAGTGtgatttttaaaaagttacataggtacattttaaacttcaaaaaactgtacaatgaagaaacaaaattatggttTAAACGTACATTGTGTCCATACTTTACTATgtccatattttataaaatgttttaaagtattttcctTGTCCGATACGATACCGATATTTACGGGAATTAATTTAGAGACCGTTTGTAGCACCGCTTGTCTCGACcacttaatttttacttttctttgctctattctatagtgtattaattacctatgatcttttttcccagcgacaaagttcaacattttgagctttatcGCTTAAACGAGCGACTGCAAAGGCCGTAGCTCAACATTTCCAGCTTCGTCGCTACCTTTCCTGCTACCATATTTTGTCGCTTTTTCGAGACGCGGGACATTTAAAAATGGGGTCGCGTGATCAGATCGCGAGCGACGAGCGACCATGAGGTTACGCCTTTATTCATCGTGGATAATAATACTGTCTTTAATTTTGAGCACTGCTTGGGGCGggcaaaatacattaaataaaattagaagatCAAGCGTAACCATTGTAAGACTATGCTggattttaacttttaatatattcttttcTAGGTTTTAACTtttgtacctatattaaaaaGTGACTATCCAAACTATCAGCTGTTTACAAAATATAGTTGTCAAAAAATAATCCAGCTGTCAAAACAACAAACTCGAATCAGATTTCGATCACGTATATTTTGTTGACTATTAAGCGTTTTTATGACTGGATTTGATATTCAACTTCCAAAACCCGatcatttattgattttaaatgatGAGTGACATCCTTAGACCTCATTTAGTATGGATAGAAGGAAGATGCTATAGAGTAAACGACCACTCGATTGAAGTCACTTCACTACAAGAACACGATTCATACGAGAATGGTAAGTAAACGATATTGTGTCCGTGTGtcgcataaaaaaaaatacaattacttcTGTGTAAAAGTGATAGATTTTCACCGGCTATACATCAAATCTTGCAcggtatttaaattttatctattGGTTAATCTCAAGTACTAAGTACTggtgtgtttattattttgcagATACCTATGACGATGAATACGATGAAGGTGGTGATGAAGATGTTGAAGTAGTCATGATGGACAGTTCTAGATATAGATCTAGTTTACATGTTTCTAAGTatgtatgttaatttaaatttacaaaatgtttattgctCAAAACTACTGTCAAATTaagctttgattttatttgtttaattctcATAGTGAAATGTTTTTTACAGGCATTACCTAGGGTCTATTATCGGAAAGAAGGGAGCTATGAAATTGAGGATTCAGCGGGATACTAACACTGAGCTTAAGATACCAAAACAAGGGCAAGATGGAGATGTTGTAATTTATGGACCTTCAGAATCAGTAAGTacatataaacattttgtatatattttttgtactttatcAAAATAGAGGCTTAACAAGCttataaaatagcaaaatagaGATCTGTTCTCTCTGAAtccctttaaaacaaaacaaaacaattttctcttaatcttcttcttcttatataaaagaaataattgctgtttgttagtctcgcttaaactcgagaacggctgaaccgatttggcttattttagtcttgttttattcataaagtcCAGGGAAAGTGTATGTAGTGAGAATatatggaaaagttgcaaacacaagtaaacacaaaaaaatgggGATGATGTTTCTTAAGGAGGAAACAGAAAAATTACTGCAAGATTGTTTACGACGCGGGTGAAACTGCGGGAACAGCTACAACGAGTCTTGTAATGAATGTGTATAATTCATccatttgtttaattatgaaatttgttgcaatattacatattatagtGACTAGCAGTCTTGtaagtattatgtatttttttttcagagtgTAAAAGCTGCAAGAAGACGTATAAACATAATAGTGATGTCATCAAGGATGAAACAAAGAGCTAcacattttatatcaataccTATGAATAGTCCTGATGTTGTTAAAAGATATGAAAAATTTGAGGTAAAACAGTTGTCCTCAATATTCAATGCCTAGTTTTCCAATTATAAATGCGTTTATTCGAACCTCTATGTTTTGTGCACAGAAGGggtttaataaatgaaaaagagtttatttacgttctaaatttaaatttaaatattaaacctcCGTATTCTCAATCTACTTCTAGAGTTAAATCTGCTTTACACCTATTTTATGTTTGACAAAATGTGAGATTTAATAATATCTGGCGGTATTAAATCGCACCAGTAATGCTATCCCTTTTTAATCACTTGGCACCTGCATTTAGTAAAGCGAGAAAAAAAGAGTGACGACACTATTCTACAGTTGATGTAGATCAGACAATAGGCTAAGATCATTATAATGTTTCAGGCCGAAGTCTTACGTGACTGTCCTAGCAGAGGTCTAGAAAAGTCCATATTTATCGGGGGACAGAAACTCCACCTGACACTTGGTGTGATGTGTTTAATGGATAATGAGGAGAGATCAATTGCATCAAACCTGCTCAAGCAGGCGAAAAATGAAGTTATAATGTATGTAAAGAACACCTACACTGTCTAATTACTCTAAACAACAAATGCTAATGAAGGCAATACTCTACTTTCTGAGTTTTCGATAGCAGACTATAAACAACTCATTTTTGCGAGGTGCTACACTCATTTGTAATTTTTGCATGTAAGCGCTTAGGTTCACAGGAGACTCGTATTCTAAAAGTGAGATTTTTCCGCCTCTGCTATTGGCTTTCTTTGCATTTGAATTGTTGTTGTCAGCTCTTTATTCACTCTCTCTAATAATATATccgattaataataatagtttgttttCAGGCCTATACTTCTAGAGCACTTGCCTTTAAAGATCAGATTAAAAGGCTTATCATACATGAATGATGATCCATCTGAAATTGATGTTTTGTATGGCTTAGTGGAAGAGGAGGGGAATACTAAAGGCCTGATTCAAGAGATGTCTGATGCTATAGTCGACTTTTATTATAGAGCAGGTAATTTATACGCCATCGATAATGTCATCCGCCTCCTTCGAATCAAAAACAAAGTCATTAGCCAGCGCGTGTTGCGAAGTTTATCTCACTAATGTTACAAATACCTATGTGAGTGTGTTTACATCtattgtgtatgtttgttatgtgCGGCTTAGCCCACCTGGACGTCGGTtgtagctgcaaaaacattttacctTTAATGAAGTCGGATAGAAGTACCTATCTTAAGTGTTATTAACAGGTGGAAGCTgccttcttaaaaaaaatcaccgaAATCGGATCAGTCGTTTGAGCGTAAAGTGGTAACAAACAGACATACAAGCACACTAACATGCTAACTCATTTATCATAAGTGTTATTTACCCTTTCGGTTACACCTAACGAACAGTATGCTATGCCGTATGCGACAAATGCGACAAAGCGTCGCTGACAAAAAGTACCTACTGCACACTTTTACGTTTACACGCAAGTTCACGCAGAGGCTGCTCGCAATCCGGTGTTTAGTATACGTTTAAAGGCAGCGGTCCAgttgtcaaatattaaataaattcttctaTTGGGTCCTAAATAAGTGTTGTCACCGTCGTTAGAAGGCGATCGAGCGTGGTGTCAAATCGTCCTACCAACAGCACTATTTCAAGTCGCAAGGGTACAGGAGTACTTTTTTTCtcattatggaatttaatccttgtgtcgcatgggtttcacaatcattcaaggacaaacacaaaaaaacccagactcaggacaagaatcACTGAATCACAGCTTGTCGCACAGTGGGTTTTTCTTGGTGACCTCGACAACTCCGCAACCGTACAGTCGAAGGATATCGATGAGGATATTGTCgattaaacaaacgaataaagtAACAACTTACTGTGTTCTTGTTTGGACAAGAATACAATTGtcgcagttattttttttctaaagatacCGTTTATGTTTTACAGGATATATGGAAAGAGAACATGGCAGGGAAAACGTGAAGTTGCACGTTACACTTATCAACTCTAAGTATAGAAGTAAGTCGGACACTCCTCATGTTGACGACCAAGGAACCAGAGCTAGACAGCCGCGGATCAATTTTGATGGTACAGAAATACTCGAGAAATTCGCGAACTATGACTTTGGCGTTGTCGAGTTGAACAGTATACATCTATCGCAGAGACATTCGACGGGACCCGATGGTTATTACCAACCGACTTGCGTCATCAATTTgcaataagaatattttttattttttgataataaaattttgttattaagtattgcatttttattacagaagttttgatttatagttGTGACTTTGGTGATTTGGTCACAGAGGTTCCTTTGCACCCCATTTTATGGTTGTCCTGTAATGTATCCAAATTATTATCGACTAGCTGCGCCCCAAGGTAGCATCCGCGGATAAGCGTCAATGAAGATCCAATCCAGtacaaaatttcttaaaaaaatattttgccgtTTGAGCTTTAATGAGTAAGTAACAACCATACATACTAACTTTCGCGTcctaaataaagataatatcgACGGTTGATGGTTACAGTCTCGAGATTATCGGATTTTGCTATAACAAGATGCGAAATGCTCTGTTCAGTTAAACGTGGGCTTACTTGAAGGGCAACGTGTAGGAGTAATCACATTACCTACCTACTAGTATTTGAAGCTGCGCTAGGAAAATTTCCAGATCAAAGTACCTACGGCTAGCAACACAAGTCGGTCcccatatacacggtgattttttagtcgtcttacaaaagtagttaatgtatccgacgtaaaataccactaggcgcgattattatttttttatcaactaagataataagtacgaagaaaaattaaacaagagaaatctgaaagatactcttaaaaatgatttaaacgccgccgcccgcgtccctcaccattgttacaaggctcggaccgcccTCGCAACAGAgctatttctaaaaaactacgaattgcatcataacattgaataaaaattgcattttaaatttattcaaatctcataaatacctattttttttatcataaacgttggatacatgaactgggctgcttttgtaagaagactaaaaaatcacggtgtttAGTCATTATATTCGAGCTTTTTTATTGACGTCAtcgattgtagaaatgttatGTGGCTAGAGggactgattttaataattgtttgtatCCGTGATTTCTTGTTCTTAGATAGCACAACGCAGATCAAttagataaacaaaataaataccggaaaaaattaaaaagaaatgctaAAACCTATGacacattaattttatagatgTCACAGCAAATAAAGTACTGGtcctttcaaaatgttattttttaattgacttttgtTGCTTACTGTACCCACTATAAAACACGTGTAGCCGGTGTAgcataatattttcatatttctattTACAGCTCCCAACATTTTAACCTATTTTATAGTAGATATGGGACAGGGCTCATAGGCTTAAGTGAAATATGAAGTTAAAGAAGATATGTAAACGGTCAGTCACTCAACACATTTTTctctactattttatttatatcatataaataatgaaagagTCATTTGAggtataatttttgaattttcgGGCGTTCCACAAGACCGTTATTGCTAGTTATCTATCGAATGAGATTTGCTTTATTACGGCGGCTCTACGGCCAATATTTTGTAAGCGGGCAAGAATATCGCCGAGATAAAGCCACAATCATCGCATTACCCTCCGAAGGTTTTAATCTGACATCGAGCCTTCGAATTTCCGGCTAAATGGCTTTTATCGGGCCGCTTGTGAATTAAGATTTAAaaggattttataaaaaagttgaaataattaCGTTCccagaattatttttatatggaaTGTTCTTTTAGCCGTTGTTATTATATTTCGGTTCGTTTAAAAGGCTTTATAACTAAATTATCAAGAAATCTATAAATAGGGTATTCGTTGGCGGGTACacgataaatatttaagatttttgagTATTATAACTACCGTACGACTTTCTAAGTACTAATTTGCTTATATGGTTctgaaaaatattacataagttATCGGAGATGGTATAATTACCATCAATCTCACAGAAATATCCTTTCCTATCCAACACTAATGCTGATTTTCAGATTACGAATCGGTGTTTGGACAAATTGACCTATCaagttttacataaacaaaacaaatgtatgCTTAAAATAACAGGTTCCCAAATACATTTCCTTATCCTAAGTATTTCTAATAACACACAACAGTCATAGAGTGAATATTATATGCGATAAAATCAACAGCAAAGTCTCATAGAAGTAATTTCATAGTTCCGTGTCGCACTTGGCAGGGTAGGAAGTGGGAATGCGGGCGGGGCGGCGCGACTGACGCGCTTGACGCGGTTGACGCGCCTGACGCTGCTCAACGTCAGAGAGTTTCAGTAGGGGCGCACGGACTACGTAATGCGCCCGCCCCGTGCCACACCGCGAGCTTTCCACAACCCCGACTCATAGTGAACGTTCTCGTGATTGTGTACACAACGGATTTAACTTCAATATGTAagttactttactttttttcaacgcattatttacttaatattttttaaaatattttcgttttacgtttaagtttttacgtttaattaaaaagttagttTTTGTAGAGTatccatttaattatttagaatttcatagtttaatatttgttcatgtcttttctttatttcgtaaatgtttatgtaaataagaaagGGTTTTGTTTCAACGTTACCGTGACTGTAATGGTCTGAAACTTAcataaaagacatttaaattctAACAGTTAGTCACCCCTCGCTTATCATAAATCAAGTCCAGATCCCCACGAACGTTATGGGTTCCGTTTATTtgcatatattttgaatatatgCATAATGTTCAGGTGTTATTGCGGCCAGtacgattttatattcccgttTTTTGCAATATGTATAAAGCAGAATCTTGGTGAAGACGACCCGAGTCGTAAAATTCTAAATGTTTATTGCGTTCCTTTATGAAAACGAGAAGGACCGATCTTTTAAGCGCGGTGTACATCATTCGTTGgatttatatgttttaaattgctTTACGTAAGGGTGAACACACTTTGTATGTttcaatttgaatatatttcataGATAATATGTGGCTGAAACTAATAgtgtattttaacaatttatgtttcactatttatgaataacatagccatataatttattaacaaggTAATATACCTATCAACCGTTACAACAACATTGTTCTTAGTTACAATGCGAGAAAGCTTGCAGTGCAAGTAATTTTCAATAGTTAATAATGCGTCTAATAAACTTACCTTCTCCATATCAACGTAGGTTCCAAGAactaataaggttttattagacaattcattattaaaataggtgttatttttgaatagttttcgGCATTAATGATAAACGCTCGTTGAATTAAAGTCGCTCTATCAAACTAAAGGATATTCAAAGACCGATTCAGTAGCGGTTAATGCCCAATTTGGTGCCAATCAATATAATAGCGCCTTACGGGTTCCCCTAACTGCGGCTTACATCGGacgtaaataatttacttattacattAACGATTACATAAACCAAACATGCTGGGtacagaaattataaaaaaaatttactATAATTAGTTTCTTTCTGAGgaataaagaatttataaataataattattattttttctatcgtCATAAGACTTAGAACTCAAGAGACATATTACAGTCAATTTTGTTAGTTCACGAAGCTCCAATTTTACTTTCGATATTAACAAGAAcagtatttgtaatattaggTTTACAAACCAATACAATGGTTAATCAATGTGGGCTTGAATGAAACTTCTGTGGACCGTGAGCTATTAAAGGCACTTGACATTAATAAGCGCTCGGTAAGACCCGGCTGTCATTCCCATTTCGCTCTTATTAGATGCGAATAAAGCTCTGTCAGTAGGTATTCAATTTCAGTATAGTAGGAActatataaattttactatgGCCGTTGCTGTGCGGTTTTGCATTGTGACGCAGAGTTGATGTTATTTTGAATGGATgcgttaaattaaataaaatccttcGATTTTCGCTGAAGCCACTTTATTCTTAGAGAGTCAATTCTATAACctaagaaacaaaacatttaaaataatatttgttgtgcCTTCATTCATAATGAGATTGGGAAAAGCCCGCAATTGGGGGTCTCTCATGTTCATCTCTCTGTTTACCAGATCCATACATTGGCTAAAGGCATTATGGTATACAAACAAGTGCGAATCAGTGCGTACTCGTAAAGAACATTACATGTGAatcacaatattaaatattattataacgccACACAGGCCCCTTCCCATATGGGACGGTTCATGAAATATGCTGATCAAGTCCTTGCAATTTATTCTTGTAGAGAACCCGTTCCTACTGCAGGCTATCTAGTTGTCGACTTAGTAAATTGCCGTATTAGGACCAGGTATCTTCGCTCTATTATTTACGCAGCATTAGTCTCTGGTAACTAGGCCTTTAATGATCGCTTATTACACTTTATTTCATGTCTACggaaaatttatatatttcatttatagcTCTGAATTTGGATTGAGGTTATAAGTAGATACAACATTAAATGaggttgtttatttaaatccttttaaCATGAAAGTAAACATTGAATTTCGTATCCAAAACCTACGCATAATTCAAACAAAGAGTTCATCGTTTTTGAGGCATTAACAATTAACGGGAACGTGGATTATTCAATATTCTGTATGATTTTCAGGGGATTTGCAAAAAGGTGTCTTCTGaagtagatagatagatagaatattctagatagatagatagaagaaGCAACTTTACCTTTTTGGTTAGCATATAAGGTTTTCTCGAATTTTAATGTGTGTATCCTTGCATTTAAGCTGGCCAGTTAAGCTATCATAACTTAAATgagtttaaattcatttttctcATTCACAAAAAGCTTGCTACAAGTTGTAATAAGTAATAGTAGTCAACTCCAAGAAGACGTACGGACGGCGGACGgacaaattttaaagtattatgcTAAATGGCATAACTTGTAACTGGAGCGTAACTTCCCAAGTTGTTCCAGGATTTCCTACGACTACAGGCTATGCATgtataaaatggtttatttataaaactttttaatggaCGACTCGACTGAAGAGCAGCTTCTTATGTAAGGTCTTTTAAAtgagcatttgtttttttggttttatacctcaaaaacaaaaacccTAGAGTACTTTTAATAATTCGCTGAAGCGGTCAATAACATTGCGAGGAAACCTGAATtcccaaatattggaatctcgAATTGCCAACCCGCAATACCGAGAGTTGTGATGATCATTGCTCAATCCATGTTTATTTTGGAAGAGGTTTTTACCTAGTACCACATTTGCtggctggtattataattataggttCACTTTAACTGAATTTTAGGGTtacaaaacatgtatttatcTGATATAAGCCaagttcaacaaaataatatacgacGTTAGTATTTGATGTCAACTCGTATTACCGTATGTCTACATGTACTCcaaataacaataactattTAGTTGGGTAATGGAGGCCATTTTCATTTCTACTCGATTTACTTAAATGCCAATCGTAACCAAAAATCTATTAGGGTTGGTACTAAAGATTTTCGTTACCGTTACGAAAATCGATACTTAggtagaattttatattttctattgacTCTTTTGGTATTATAAATGTAGTACTTATTGCATGCCTGTTTCATTTTAAACCACTCATACAAAAAGATGGTTGTTGTAAGATGGACGGCAATGTCTCTGTGCGACTGTCCGTGGCACCGTAGCTCCTTAACGGGTAAACCAATTTGAAGGATTTTCAttttaagagtttatttttcaattcctacaacaagttcttaaaaaaacgttAGTTTATCTTTCAACGATTATATAAACTAATATCTTCATTTTTCTGTGAGGCCTTGTAAAACTATTGAAAGTGAAGTAGAGGTATTTGCTTAAACTGTACCAAGTTATTTAAATGCCTCACTAGTAGCTTAGGTTAAGTATGAACAGAAtaagtacctatatattttGCTGTCTGTATTAAATGAGCATTCTGTCTCAAAGGTCTCCAGACCCCAAAGGGTATTGACTTGGTCTGTGAGTAAATTTCCAATAATCCCAATCCACAGACGAATTAgttattcattacaaaacaaaatacatgtaGGTATATGGAGACAGATAACTGGCAAGcattaatgatatttatttgaaatcttttTTTGGTTCCATATAAAACTATTGTGACCTATTAATGGAAAACGAAACATAATTGTCGGGTGTAATTTGTACAGACGATTTAATTACCAATATGTGAATATATAGCAACATCAAAATAGTTCATAATAGAggaatcatttaataatggtcAAATTCTTTCTAAGATACTTAAAAtctgagaaataataaaaataaaagcaaacaaactcttcagctttcaAGTCAATTTAGATTTGTGGTCATACTCAACCCCATATACCTTCCATCAAATAAGCCAACTCTAATTTATAAAGGCTACACAGACGtgatcaaaagatttttttttaataaaaaaagtttcgcTTGTTAACACAAACTCCAGTAAAGGACACTCGAAAGCAAATGAGGCCTGGACGTTTCACAAACCAAATACGTAAATGATTTTGTGCAGAGATTCTAGAGAAACTGTTTCTTTTGCCTCGCTACGTGTCTCATTAGCTTTGGATGAGGTGGTATAAGATAAAATTGATGGCATATTACAGACCTAAGACATAATGTCGttgttttctgtattttaatgttacgttATACATTCATATTGGTTTGACGTTTGACGCTTCTGTGATGTTTTTTccgtcttattattattaagtacctTCGTTTATTTGGAAGATATGGGATGTCCCTTCTTCTAATCTAGAGTAGGACAGAGTATACTGCAAAAGTCCTCCTTATTACGATTTGACAAATGACGAAAAGTACCCAGAAGGATATATTAGGTTACATACTAACAACAAAGCCGGTATAACCTTTCGCTGCTTTTTACCAACCTGTATGATATCGATAACTGGATCCCAACCTAGACTAAAATAGCTAAAAGTTTAGTCCCTAAAAACCTAACCTTT from Trichoplusia ni isolate ovarian cell line Hi5 chromosome 4, tn1, whole genome shotgun sequence includes the following:
- the LOC113493458 gene encoding activating signal cointegrator 1 complex subunit 1; the protein is MMSDILRPHLVWIEGRCYRVNDHSIEVTSLQEHDSYENDTYDDEYDEGGDEDVEVVMMDSSRYRSSLHVSKHYLGSIIGKKGAMKLRIQRDTNTELKIPKQGQDGDVVIYGPSESSVKAARRRINIIVMSSRMKQRATHFISIPMNSPDVVKRYEKFEAEVLRDCPSRGLEKSIFIGGQKLHLTLGVMCLMDNEERSIASNLLKQAKNEVIMPILLEHLPLKIRLKGLSYMNDDPSEIDVLYGLVEEEGNTKGLIQEMSDAIVDFYYRAGYMEREHGRENVKLHVTLINSKYRSKSDTPHVDDQGTRARQPRINFDGTEILEKFANYDFGVVELNSIHLSQRHSTGPDGYYQPTCVINLQ